The DNA region acaaacgcatgtagtccttaaaacatgttggcaatgcagcagtgtctgtcatttgaatctagttctataatatgatatctaccgtgtcatgtgggtgtagtttgtcggctatggctgcagtcaggtattattggagccacctagcatcgcggttgcaacggcgtcttccccactcctgctctgctctcgtccccgtgagtccgtttctctcagacttttttttattcaaccaacttagtaacgcatagtaacgcacgcctttcccgcctcagtaacggtaacggcgttgccaagatgagaaaagtaattaattagattactcattactgaaaaaaataacgtcgttagtaacgccgttatattgtaacgccgttattaacaacactgatcgtaatgaatcgcaattcaaaccatctctaaaatatggcatatttttctgtaaattattgttggaatggaaagataagacacaagacggatatatacattcaacatactgtacataagtacggtatttgtttatcatagcaataaatccacaagatggcattaacattattaacattatttctgttaaatggatccacgaatagaaagactcgtagttcttaaaagataaatgtgagtacaagttatagtaattttatattaaaactcctcttaatgttttcgttttaataaaatttgtaaaattttcaatcaaaaaataaactaatagctcgccattgttgatgtcgccgagcgggatgtcacatgggctccctgtcgttcttccacagtgtctttaactacgtaaggtattgattgaaatacaccacaaggtgtcaaaggCGAGTTTTAAACTAGTTAGAGATCTCGCCAACCAGTGCGTTTAGCCGCTCGACTGACGCCctagtttccgggttcattgtaccttacgttcatttgagtgttgacttcacaatgcacgagacctctgatagtttgtatattgtgactaaatattgccatctagtgtatttgttgagctaaacaaaatgtttgaatggaatttgaccaaagtctgagtaagttttatgtgtattttgcatagctattttgattggggataccagttctctttgcattgagcgcttttctttttttgaaccttttttttttatgggagataggaatattatttttttgtgctttcactgaatgatactgtagcaacctaactgttctgcccaaatgcataatgggaagttgggcaaccatgactgtcagtggtggctgcaaatggtatacagtatgttctgcgttgtgttcaatgaagCGTGTTAACAAAAAGAtcctctcctgtcattcttccccacgtcgcttgctagaatagttatgtttgttgtgaaagagttgccaaagcttatgccaatcaacggcgcggtccaatgaacgcctgtgtctactcgcatttctctgcctcttagctctcaatgtgcaaagaaCCGACATGAGTGGGTCATTCCTCGCATTCGTTAAATGCGTcagatattttaacgcgattaatttaaaaaattaattaccacctgttaacgcgataaatttgacagcactagtattTATCAATATTGTCCAATTGGAACTCTGTGAAGTTCATGTGTGTGAGAATGGCTACCTGAAGTTGACTACAATTGGCACTACACAGTTGCCAACTAAATTCCTGTATTGCAATCCCAGTAAAGTAATTGACAATCCTTTTTTAAATCTAACACTTGTTGTCTGTCAACCTTCCTTCATGTTGGATAGTATaattattcaattattttatcttttttaaaaatgtatttacaatcaatcactaattgttaaaaaaaaaaaaaaaaaagttaaattgtttgctcctatttttattttgttattttcaatAAGTAGACTTGTTGAATCAAATGAAGGTGGCAGCTGACTCTCAATCTATACCTCTGTAGGTGTGGACTGGGCGCCTGACAGCAACCGCATCGTGACATGCGGCGCTGACCGCAACGCGTATGTGTGGACCCTGAAGGAGGGCTCCTGGAAACCCACTCTGGTCATCTTGCGCATCAACAGGGCGGCGCGCTGCGTCAAGTGGTCCCCTCAGGAGAACAAATTTGCTGTGGGAAGCGGCTCACGACTCATCTCCATTTGCTACTTTGAGCAGGAGAATGACTGGTGGGCTATGATACAAGGAAGTGtcaacatatatatacagtatatatcgtATTTTCCAAACTAtgccgcaccggagtataagtcgcactggtcaAAAAATGCGTTCATGATAAAGAAATTAAAGagttaaaattaaaatgtaCATGTACAACTTAATGAATTATATCAAACGGCTCTAAATCAATAATCCTTTTAAATTGCTATTGCACTGGCTTGTTTAAATATAAacctaagtacagtggtaccactacttaagaacatctctacatactagggctgtcaaaattatcgcgttaacgggcgggaatttttaaaaattaatcacgtaaaaatatttgatgcaattaacgcacatgccccgctcaaacagattaaaatggcagcagagtgtaatgtccgcttgttacttgttttttggtgtttgacgccctctgctggcgcttgggttcaactgattttatggctttcagcaccatgagtgagcatggtgtaattattgacatcaacagtggcgagctattagtttattttttgattgaaatttttttacaaattttaataaaacgaaaacattaagatgggttttagtataaaatttctataacttgtactaacatttatcttttaagaactacaagtctttctatccatggatttctttaagagaatgttagtaatgttaatgccatcttgttgatttattgttataataaactaatacagtacttatgtaccgtatgttgaatgtatatatccgtcttgtgtcttatctttccattccaacaataatttacagaaaaatatggcatattttatatatggtttgaattgcgattaccgataattacgattaattaatttttaagatgtaattaactcgattaaaaattttaatcgtttgacagccctactacatacagaattttcaggttaagacacgcctcaattggaaaatattgcctcttgttaggaaagaaatttcaggataaaaaaggcaaaaatactgtATGGATAGTACTCGTAGCTTTCATAGTTGACTGAACGTaatatacttatagctgctctgcaatTGCCCTAGCATTCCGAGCATTCAataggctaagagggacctctactgtatgtgcatgtgtgtatcccagcgtccttttcatttgcccctcgtgttccaacagctttacatgagtctaTTAACTTTGATTCTTTATTCTTGttattttacattatgcacgacTCATATttgatgtttattgtgcaataatctaattgcaacctatttgttacatttttttgataCAATTTTATGCCTTATAAAAGatgtatgtctgaattttgggggggcttggaacggattagggcatttacatggaaaacgcgtctctacttccAGAATattcaagttaagaaactacttccagaaccaattaattttgtaagtagaggtaccgctgtatagGGAAAGATAAGAGCGCTTGCTACCATTTATTGGCTTCTTAATCACAGGTCAAGAGTGCCCTCTCGCTGCTGCTAATCAGTAACGTTTACTCCATGGTTGGCAGTATAAAGTTTCAGAAGATGTAAAATTctgtattttaacattatattggATATACAGTACCTGATTATGAATCTtaggcccagccaaactatgaaaagacTGCATGCCTAAAGTAGTGATGGTGTCTTCTCCCCATTAGGTGGGTGTGTAAGCACATCAAGAAACCCATCCGCTCCACCATCCTCAGTCTGGACTGGCACCCCAACAATGTGCTGCTGGCCGCAGGGTCCTGCGACTTCAAATGCAGGTAACAAACGTTATCACTAACAAACAACTTggtttattccacttacttgatgCGGTTATACCTAATGAAGTGATTTGTTTGCAGGGTATTTTCGGCTTACATTAAAGAAGTGGAGGAGAAGCCGAGCCCCACACCCTGGGGTAGCAAGATGCCCTTCGGTGAGATGCTGTTCGAGTCTGGGGGGTCGGCAGCCGAGGGTCTGAGTGCAGCGCCGGGCGGCGGTGGTGGATGGGTGCACAGCGTGTGTTTCTCCAATTCCGGAAACCGCCTAGCGTGGACTTCGCACGACTCTACTTTGTCGGTCGCAGAGGGTGGCAAGACCAGCACGTatgaattgaaaatattttttttatatatatttcaatacttattacatttacattttggaggttaattttattattgtttaaaGCACAagaaatttttttgtaaataaataaataacgctATTTTGCTTATATTTAATGGTTAGGATTTGTGTAAGTTTACTAAATATTCAACAAATGTATATCAGATAATCATTAAATTAACTATGTATTTTGAATGAATTTCATCTTTAAATATTtagtaaaacatttttaaatgttgttaaacggttgttgttttttttaactgaatatggtatacatttgtaaatgactgatgaaatttagcattttattttaataacaTTAATTAAAATTACTAGTTAAGTTTACTACTACtagttttgtttattatttattatagaaaactaatgaatatatatatatatatatatatattgtcaaTAACCTGAGTAAAAGTAGGGGAGTAAAATaaacaattataaatacaatgtatttacaattattgaataaattgttggtttaatttgtttaaataataaagtaaaactactattttatttttaaaaaatagtttacactcacatttaacatttaaattagtttatcacaTTATTGGTATTtgatgtaaataaaaaataaatacaacatttttgtttattaataGTTGATTCATTAATTGGTAATAGTTAAATAAGTGAAGCAATTTCATGCCTAACTTGTTTTTTATCCGTTTGATCAAATAAGTGatactataattatttttaaaaaacaacattgaAATGAGTAATTGTTTAATACATTCAATTGTTTCTTTTTAACATTTGTGACTTTGTTTTTGGTCTGTGTGCATGTTAACATTTGTGACCAGCGTGAGTAGTCTGCGGTCCGACACGCTTCCTTTGCTGTGCGTGACCTTCATCACTGAGAGCAGCTTAGTTGCCGCTGTGAGTACTGCAAGTTATGTTGCTGttgacacacaaacacgcatACACACTCAACAGGGATTTTCCTGGCTCAAAGTGACTTTAGGTATTCTCACAGCAGCAGCAAGTGCCACAATGTGTCTGCCAAATATTACTTTCTACAAAGCGTGCCTTCCTCTGTATATCTCGGCATGTTGAGTTAGTCCAGGTTCATTGGATCAAAACTGGAAATATCGGAGTGTTTGACACTGCTCTTTGAGAacttgcattgaaaaaaaaaacttgctcaCAGTAATTTAAGATCCACATGTTCGACTAGACAAAAACATAGCGTAAACAATACAGTAGTGCAGTGGCGGTTTTAGGGGTAGGGTCACAGGGGAACTAGCCCCACTTCTAATTTGAATGGCCCCTGAAGTGCCTCTGTTCCCACTTTAGCACAAAGCATGGCAATCGGTGAATCCTTCTTTTCTGAAGTGAGGGAGAATGTTGCTTCTAGGGTTGgcttgaacgatatatcgtttgaacatcgtcaTCGCATTGTGCGGATGCGCAATACTCGCCTCGCAAGAACGTGCGatactttattttattgaacatgcaaacatgtttttctgcttcatgcttgtacagcgccacagcctctAACCCTCCCTCCTactaagcagtgcgaccaaactgtttttcttggtcaccagtgaagCTGGcggttggtacttaaagttaacgataatTGACAGCTTTGTAGTTTTGATCCGGCCAGAGGTAgcgctacgatcaaaggcacaaatgtgttaatcatcgttaagcttgcagcccagtctgaagtgtgctgtcccactgtgtaagtgagaggctgttctcggcagcatgAGCATCAAAGTGTGAGTGAATTTGAATGGACTCTCTCAGTTAAgcgtttaataaagacaagcatttttctatcttattcttgtttgaaaataatttacgTTATGAAGGCTgcgtgcgtgggttttctccaggttcTGCTCCCCCATAAAATGTGCATggtatgctgattgaacactccatattgtccgtaggtccgaatgtgtgtgcgtgtgttaatggttgtgtgtctaaatgtgccctgcaactggctggcaaccagttcagggtgtaccccgccttctgcctggagttagctgtggtaggctccagcacccccgcgatcctcgtgaggataagcggttcagaatatgaatgaatgaattatatgaatgatATGGAGAGTGAGTAAAAGTATGGTGTTAAAAAATTGGTGCGTCTACCTTTTGTGCTTGTGCACTTTAAGAAGAAAGTTAGGTGCACCAGTGCAACCACTGCAAAAAGTAAGTGAGGAGCCTGGGCAatgctagtccttctcaaaaaattagcatattgtgctaaagttcattattttatgtaatgataaacattagactttcatatattttagattcattacacgcaactgaagtagttcaagccttttattgttttaaaattgaTGATTTTGCCAaataagtcaagaaaaaacaaaaatcactatctcaaaaaatgaccatatatcatccgaccaatacaaaagtttttttcaatacaaaaaaaagtcaagcttCAACTCCaagatctcctgatagctagttgCATTGACCCTGTCCTTGATAAAActtagtagaccaacaccagcagctgacatggcaccccagaccatcactgactgtgggtacttgacactggatttTTTCACTgcatttttgcatttctttctccccagtcttcctccaaactctggcaccttgaattCCGAATGACATTGGCAAAatggcaaaatttgctttcatctgaaaaaagtactttggaccactgagcaacagtccagtgctgcttctctgtagcccaggtaagGCGCTTCtgtcgctgtttcaggttcaaaagtggctcgaCCTGGGGAGTATGGCACCTGTAGCCCCTTTCCAGGTTTCTGCAGGTCTCCCAAGGTctagaatcggcccttctccacaatctttctcagagtgcggtcacctcttctggttgtgcagcgcttcctgccacactttttccttcccacagacttcccactgaggtgccttgatacagcactttgggaacagcctattcggtcagaaatttctttctgtattttagcctcttgcttgagggtgtcaatgatggccttctggacagcagtcaggtcggcagtcttgcccatgatagcggttttgagtaatgaaccaggctgggagtttttaaaagcctcaggaatctttcgcaggggttcagagttaattcgttgattcagatgattaggtttgtagcttctttagaatgccttttcatgatatgctaatttttttagatagggatttttgttttttcttgacttttatgccaaaattatcaatattaaaacaattaaaggcttgaactacttcggtTTTGTGTAATGATTCTAAAACATATGAAAGTCTCATATTTGTCAgtgcattacagaa from Corythoichthys intestinalis isolate RoL2023-P3 chromosome 8, ASM3026506v1, whole genome shotgun sequence includes:
- the LOC130920669 gene encoding actin-related protein 2/3 complex subunit 1B-B-like; its protein translation is MAFHSFLLEPISCHAWNKDGTQVAICPNNHEVHIYKKDGTKWTRIHELKEHNGQVTGVDWAPDSNRIVTCGADRNAYVWTLKEGSWKPTLVILRINRAARCVKWSPQENKFAVGSGSRLISICYFEQENDWWVCKHIKKPIRSTILSLDWHPNNVLLAAGSCDFKCRVFSAYIKEVEEKPSPTPWGSKMPFGEMLFESGGSAAEGLSAAPGGGGGWVHSVCFSNSGNRLAWTSHDSTLSVAEGGKTSTVSSLRSDTLPLLCVTFITESSLVAAGHDCCPMLFVLDAAKAGLVLGGKLDVPKQAAQKGISARERFQNLDRRASETQCNDKDLSTLHKNSISHISVLQGGRNQCTKFCTTGMDGGMCIWDVKTLESSMKNLKIV